The Trueperaceae bacterium genome includes the window GAGCACCTTTGAAGAATTGGGTTTCGGTTTTTTAATGAACGCGACTCTACTGTTGGGAATTTGTTCCTCCAAAGAGTGAGTCCAACTCTGAATACTTGGAGGTAGAGTGTTCCCCTGTAACCACTGTGCTGGCCATTTTTCACTATGCTCAAGAAGGATCCATACTTGGGCTTGAGTCGCACTCCCATGAAGAGGAATACCGGCAGCTTGCGAGAATTGGGAACAAAAAATGTCTGGGGTATCAGAGATTTGGTCCATCGGGATAACTTTACCTTAAAAGCATTTCCGTGATCTTATCAAAGTCTTATCCAAGATAAAGCCAAGGGTGTTTCGCTGCAACCCATTCACTAGATTAGGTTCGCATAGGTCAGGATTTGGGTAGAATACAGATATAGAGGCTTTCGTAGTTTCTGCATAAAAAATTAGAAAAACCTGTTCCTAGGTTCCGAGGAGTATCGGAGAAAACTATCTTAAGTGGCAAAAACCTTACCCCTCAAAACGAGATCGCTCCGGTCTTAGCAGAAATAACTAAAAATGTTCGAATAGCGATTTTTGCTGGTTTGCCGGGCGTTGGGAAGAGCCTTCTCGTGAAACGCCTCGCTGGTCTTGCGGTTACAGCCGGACGCAAGGTTACAAGTCTTCAATGGGATGTTGCTCGGACTCCCTTTGAAACGACTAATTGGATTGGGCGCTACCCAGAAATCGGCGGGGTTACAAATCCTCTAATCCGCAAGGCGGTTGGAATCTGGGCGCGAGATGCGATCCTAAAATGGAGCAAATCAGATGACCAGGGCCTATTAATTTGTGAGGCTCCCCTTATCGGTAATCGTTTCGGCGAGCTAACACAAATCCTGGGAGATCCCTCTGAAGGAGTACTGGCACACCCGGAGACGTTGTTCATTATTCCCGTGCCGTCTCTCAAGATCCGGAGAGTTATAGAGTTAGCTCGGGCACGAACCCAAGCAGCCCCAAAAAATCATTATGAAGCCAAGGATGCGCCGGTAGAAGTAATCCATAAGCTTTGGCTGCAACTGGCTCAACTGAGAGAAAATGCTTATCTGGGTGTTCATGCGCAAGGAATAAGAAGTACGTCAACCCCCTATGACCCCGAGATATATGCCGCTACCTACCAACACATTTTGCGGAATCGAAAATGTCTTCGGCTAAACATAGAACAAAAAATTTATGATCGAGATTCGGTTTACGATTTTGGTGTAAAGGTGCACCGTCTCATCGCTACCGAATCTGAAGCTGATTCCCTTATGGCGGATGTAGCGCGTAAATATACTATTGAAACATTAGAACGGGAAACTAACGAATGGTTTATGCGTTAGCCGGGGGTTACGGGTAAGGTTTCTGGGGTTCGGGCATGGTATTAACTGGTAGTCTTACTGCGTGGGGAAAAGGTTTCCAGTTATTAGTGTTATAGGAGCTGGGATGGCTGGTTCTGATGCTGCTGTTGCGGCTGCCAGAATTGGCGTCAAAGTAGACCTTTACGAAATGCGTCCCAATAAAATGACTCCGGCTCACCATACAGACCGTTTTGCTGAGTTGGTGTGTTCGAATAGTTTCGGTGGTCAAGGCATTTCAAATGCAAAAGGGCTCCTGCAAGCTGAGATGCTAGCTGCTGGGGGGCTAATAATTTCTAGTGCTCATTCCTCAAGAGTGCCAGCAGGGGGAGCGCTAGCGGTTGATCGAGACTCTTTCAGCACAGAAGTTACCTCCGTCATCGAAAGGCATTCAAACATCACCGTGCATCGAAAGGAACTAAAGAAATTACCGCCCGGAATAGTTGTGATTGCTTCCGGCCCTCTCACCTCAGAATCACTTGCAGAAGCCATCCAGGAGATAGTGGGTGAAAAAATGCTAGGTTTTTTTGACGCCGCGTCTCCAGTAATTTCACACGAATCAGTCAACATGGATGTTGCCTTCCGTAAAGGCCGGTACGACCAAACTGCAGACTACTTAAACCTACCCTTTAACGAAGAAGAATATCGCCGTTTTTATCAAGCGTTATCCAAAGCTCGAAAACACGTACCTCATGACTGGGAGAAACTCGAGTTTTTCGAAGGGTGCATACCGATCGAAGAGTTAGCCCGAAGAGGCTATGACACCCCCCGCTTTGGACCGATGAAACCGGTAGGACTTGAGGATCCTAAGAGCGGCGAACGACATTTTGCAGTGGCTCAGCTACGGCAGGAAGACACTCAAGGTCAAATGTGGAGCCTAGTAGGTTTCCAGACCGGCCTTAAATGGCCTGACCAAAAAGAGATACTTGAGTTGATACCGGGCCTCGAAAATGTCGAGATAGTTCGATACGGTGTTATGCACCGTAATACCTATTTGAATGCCCCGTCCTTGCTGCGAACCAATTTAGCGCTTAGGGCTAACCCTAGGATCTTTGTTGCGGGTGTACTTGCTGGCACAGAAGGTTATCTTGAATCCAGTGCTACTGGTTGGCTAGCCGGTACTAACGCTGCTCTTGCAGCTCTAAAAGAAGAGTCTGTAGTCCCACCTGAGGAAACAATGCTCGGAGGCCTTGTTCGATTTTTATCTACGGCGGAAACTAATAACTTTCAACCCATGAATGCAAATTGGGGTTTAGTGCCTGCAATCGGTAAGCAAAGGGGAGTCAGTCGTAAACAGCGTAGGGAGAAAATGTTTCATCGGGGTTATGAAGCGTTTCGTAACTGGGTTAAACAGGTACCTTTGGAACGATACGGTTGAATAGAACGCTGCCGTTCTTTTCCTGCCTCCAAGTCTGGAGAATCTAAGCGATCTACTTACGGTTTTAGCCAGAATCCTCAGGGGGGGGTAAATGCTTTCCTTAGAAATGGTCGAGTTAGCCAGCAAGTTGATTGCTCGTTACGTACACCGGACGCCATTAGAGCGAAACGAAGGTTTGAGCCGAAGGTTTGGCTGTGATGTATACCTTAAACTAGAACTGTTTCAAAAAACAGGTTCATTCAAATCACGGGGCGCGTTAAATCAAATCCTTGCACGAGAAGAAAGAGAGCTCAGGCGTGGGATCGTAGGTGCAAGTGGTGGGAATTTCGCGCAGGGAGCAGCTTATGCAGCTCGCGAGCTTGGTATCCAAGCTATGATATGTATGCCTGAGGATACTCCAGAAAATTATGTTGAAGCGACGGTTAATTATGGGGCAAAAGTAAACTTTTGCCCCAGTGCTTCTGAGGCTTTTGAACAAGCCCTGCGGCTTTCAAATAAAGGCTGGTGCCATGTTCACCCATTCGATGATCAAGCCATGATCGCTGGAAATGGGACGGTAGGCCTGGAAATTTTGCAAGACGTTCCCGACGTTACCGATGTTGTCGTGAGCATTGGGGGCGGAGGCTTGATATCCGGTATTGCCACTGCAATCAAGGCAACAGCCCCAGCGGTAAAAGTCTGGGGAGTGGAAACCGAAAGAGCCGATGTCGTTTTTAAATCTCTTAAAGTTGGCCGACCTGTTGAAATCGAACCAAAATCGCTGGCTAAGACTTTAGGGGCACCGCATACCTCTACCGATATCCTCGACTACATCAAGCGTTCGGTAGAAGATGTGGTGGTTGTGACCGATGAAGAGGCTTACCAAGGTGTGTTGTGGTTTTTAGAAAGGACCAAAATCGTTACCGAACTAGCGGCGGGGGCAACGGTGGCTGCCGCAGAACAGCTCTCCAGCCGATTCCCCCCTAATGCCCAAGTAGTCCTTGTAGTGTGCGGAGGAAACGTTTCAAACTCCGACCTCTGCAATTACGCGACCATCTTCGGCCCTTAAGCCCTCCGATTAGTTATTCTCTTATCATGATTGATTTACGTTCCGATACCGTGACCGTTCCTACGCTAGCTATGCGAAAAGCCATGGCTGAAGCCGAAGTAGGTGACGATGTGTACGGGGAAGACCCTACCGTTAATCAACTGCAAGAAGCCGTCGCGAAGATAACTGGTTTCGACGAAGGGCTGTTAATGCCCAGTGGAACTATGGCTAATCTCTCAGCTCTAGCCACGCATGCTGATCGCGGAACTGAGGTAATTCTCCCAGAGAAAGCCCACGCTTATGAAAACGAACTTGGAGGCATGGCTGCTTTCGCTGGTCTTATACCCCGGCCTATTAAAGCTCCTCTCGGGGTTCCAGAGCTTGAAGCAGCCGAACAAGCCATTCGTCGCAGTACCCACCACGCCCCACCAGGAGTAATTCTAATAGAGAACACTCATAATGCAGCTGGAGGTACAGTTGTTCCAATTTCTGTACAACAAAAGATGACTGCTTTAGCTAAAAGAGAGGGGCTACCAATACATCTAGATGGAGCACGCGCCTTTAATGCAGCTACGGCCTTAAACATCAATATTAAAGAGGTATGCGCTGGTTTTGATTCAGCCTCGATATGTCTTAGCAAGGGACTTGGGGCTCCTATAGGGACAATTTTGCTCGGTAAATCCGAGTTCATTTCTCGTGCCCATAGATATCGCAAGATATTAGGTGGGGGTATGCGTCAAAGTGGTGTCGTGGCAGCAGCGGGACTTATTGCTATCAACCAAAGTACTGAATTGTTAACTCATGACCATAAACGAGCACGCTATCTTGGTGAGAGGCTTGCAAGAATTAATGGTGTAGATATCGATTTGGCTACTGTTCAAACAAACATGGTTTTTGTTACGGTGCCGCAAGCCCAAGAGGCTTCTAACAAACTTCGTGATGAAGGTATAAAAGTTAGCGTCATGGCAAATGATTGCTTGCGGTTTGTTACGCACCATCAGGTCACTGACGATGATATTTTGACGACGATTGAGGTTGCTCAAAAGATATTGGGTAGTAAAACTTAAATGGGTGTAAAACATGTTGTATTACTAGCCCATCCTTCCGGACACAGCCTGAGTCCGGTTATGCAAAATTCTGCCTTTAAGGCTCTTGGGCTTTCGGCCCGCTATGAAGCCGTTGATGTTCCTCCCAAGGACCTCCCAACCATCGTTGAAGAATTGCGAAACCCTAAATTCGTTGGCGCTAATGTCACCGTACCTCATAAGGTTTCAATAACCAAACTGGTTGATGAGCTCAGTCAAGACGCCAGTATTGTGGGAGCAGTAAATACTGTTGTTCGGCAAGGAAGTAAGCTAGTTGGGCATAATACAGATGGTGAAGGGTTTTTACGAGGCCTTGCGGACTTGAATTATGAGCCGACAGGTGACCGAGTACTTCTTTTAGGCGCCGGAGGAGCCGCACGAGCAGTGGCGGTTTCTCTCCTAGGGCGAGAAGTTGAATCGCTTAGCGTATACAATCGTACGCTTCATAAGGCAAACGATCTCGTCAAAGATCTAAGTCATATAGGTCCAATTAAGACTTTGCGCTCAGAGGAGGTTAGCTTAGAATTAGACCGGGCAGATTTACTAGTCAACGCCACGTCTGTTGGCATGGAAAAAGACGGTATTAGTGATGAAGAGATGCCACTTCCAATCGGGTGCTTTCCGAAGCGGGGGATAGTCGTAGATTTAGTCTATCGGCCGGAACGGACTAGGTTATTAAGGGAGGCCGGCAAACATGGATTGGTTATTCAGAATGGGCTTCCTATGCTAGTTTATCAAGGAGCGGGGTCTATCCAAAAATGGTTTGGTCAGACCCCTCCAACGGAAGAAATGTTTAAAGCCGTACTTTCCGCTCTGAAATAGATCTCTGTAGCGTAATAATGAGGCCTGAAATGGACGGGAAACGCTTTGTTGGAGGGTTATGCAAGTAGCCGTTATAGCTGATATTCACGGTAATTTCGAAGCGCTTAGAGCTGTTCTAAGCGACGCCTTTTCAGAGGGCGTCGAACGAATTATAGTTAACGGTGATCTGGTTAATCGTGGCCCTAATAACACAGCCGTAGTGAAATGCCTTAGTCAGGCTGGAGCAACAATTATCCTTGGTAATCACGAGGATCTGATAGTTAAGTGGGTCAATCGAGATCCTTCTCTTAATAAATCGTTCTTTCAGGATCCCATATGGTGCGCCACGGGTTGGTGTGCAAAGCAGTTAGAGGCGACTGATTCCATCGATACATTGAGGGGGCTACCAAAGACCTCAACTATCGAGTCCGAAATAGGTCAAACCGTGTTGATTTCCCATGGGAGTCCTCGAGATTACCGTGAAGGATTCGGTATAGATATGCCCGAGTCGAAGATTATGGAGATTATAGAGGCCCATAAAGCTGAAGTATTTATAGGTTCCCATACCCACAAAGGGATGGAGTGCAATGTCGCTCGAAGAAAAATCATTAATACTGGGTCCGTCGGCGCGCCGTTCGATAATGACACTAGAGCCGCGTATGTGATTATAAGGAGCCTTAGAGGACAATGGAGTATTGAATTTCGCCGGGTAGCCTATGATCGGGAGGCGGCCATGAAAGCGTTTGAGACCTCGGGGTTTCTCGAAGAGGGCGGGGTTGGGGCCCAAATATTTCTAGCCGAATTGGAGTACGCTCGATCGTTTTTTGCTCCCTTTCTAAAATGGTGCTCTAAGAACGGGGTCGGCTCTACTGAGGCTAATTGGGAGGCTTTTCGTGAGGGCTATCAGTAATATTTTTTGTGAATTTCGCAACGGAGAAGTGGGTCCCTAAAGATTGATGAGATTTACGGATTAATTAAGGAAATCAAAGACCTACGGTCTACGTACGTGATGATCTATTCCTTCGAAAGCATCGATGAAGCTGCGCATCTTTTCCGAATCGATTACATCGAAACGTTCAAGTCGCTGCCAGGCTGTAAAAGCGTAGGTAGTGGGCATCCCGTCCCGAGGGACGATTATTACTCGCCTGTAACCCCGGGCCACATTTTCTAAATCATTAATTCTACGTGTGTTCTCTTCAGGGGTTCCGTAGGAATACCAAAGAACAACCCCGCCATCCTCCATATTATGAACGAGCCTTTCATCTGGAATAACGTAATCATACGAACCCCATGAATTTAACTCTGGAGTGTGCCAACCTGACGTAGGAGGGTCGCTGTTATACAAAGGGTGTTCCTGACCTAAATCTATATGAGCGTTCCCTTGGGTACGGAAAAATTCTCCCGGAAGAGCTTTAGATGGAGCCAAAGCTATGAATACTATAACTAATGTCGCGAACCCTAAACCCAACGCAGCAAGAAGCCATCGGCCCCGTTTAGAACGTAGGTCCTTAAGTCTTTTTTGGGACATTGTTTCCAGTTGACTCCATTAGAATCTGTTGCGGGTAAAGCTGTTTAGTAACGAGCATCGTCACAGTCTAACAATCGGCAAAAAACAATCTAGTCGCCAGATAACACGACCAACGATCCGGGAGAAGCGACAAAAACGAAGTATTAGGCTTAAGAAGCAATAGGGTTACGTTAGGTATTGGGACAAAAGCAGAGACTTCGTCAGCGCTAGGAGCATCTTTAGTTATTCTAAAAATAACTCTTCGGTTATTAATCCTAGTGTTAGGTATAGGCTCTACTTCAAAAACTATGAAAACGCCAGAGATTACCAGATCGACCCCTTGAGCCTCAGGTTTGTTAGACTCAGGACACTTACGGAATATAGATTTCGTAGAAATTTTCCGACGGGGGACAATAATATGGCCTTTGAACTTCCAAGCCTTCCATATTCTTCCGATGCACTCGAACCCCATATCGATGCTCGTACTATGGAGATCCACCACACCAAACATCATGCCGCTTACACTACAAAATTGAACGCAGCTCTCGAGGGGCAAACATCGTTATCTGGTAAGGGGATCGAAGATCTGCTTCGTCACCTACAAGACGTTCCTCCTGAAATTAGAGGAGCTGTCCAGAATAATGGTGGAGGTTATGCGAACCATAATTTGTTCTGGACAATAATGAGTCCGACAGGCGGGGGACTACCATCTGGTGATTTAGGTGCAGCCATTGAAAATCAGCTAGGGGGGTTCGATAACTTTAAGACTACCTTTTCTGAAGCCGCGGCTAATCAGTTTGGATCTGGTTGGGCCTGGCTTGCAGTCGGATCTGACGGGGCGCTTAAGGTATATTCAACCGCAAATCAAGATTCCCCACTATCTTTGGGGGACGTTCCTATCCTAGGGCTCGATGTTTGGGAGCATGCCTACTATCTGAAATATCAAAATCTTCGGCCCGATTACGTAGCGGCTTTCTGGAACGTGGTCGATTGGAATGCAGTGGCCCAGAACTACAACGCCGCAACCTGATAAGAAAAAGGAAAAGTAGGCGTTAGTACCCTGGTTACTTTTGGGTGAATGTGTCGGCAGGCAGTTTTGCTCACGAAATTTATTTCTTGGCAAACTGGTTATTTTTGCAGAAGAGAATTAACCAAGGTGCGTTAAGGTTAATTAGAAATAGAGGGACAGTAAGATCCGCGCAATGTACTTGCCGTGGTAGTTTGGTGTGATGCTTGAAACAATGCGGGTCCTATCAGAGCAAGGACCGATGCGAGTGGAATTAGCTCGGTGGAGAGATAGGATCGTTGTTATCAAGAGCCTTCGGGGCTATAATCCGACCCTAGCCGAACGGTTGCAACGTGAGGCTGAAGTGGTAAAAAAACTTTCCCATCCAAACATAGTGCCCCTTCTCGCTAGCGAGAAGGGGAATCTCATTTATAAGTACGTCCCTGGTGTGAGTCTAGCCGAATTATTAAAAGATGGGCCGCTTAAACTAAATCGTTGCGTAAAAATTCTCGATTGTATCCTTTCGGCACTGAGTTACGCCCATCAACAAGACGTGATTCACTGTGATTTGAAACCTGGGAACATTCTGATTAACGGCGAGGCGACTGTCATTACGGATTTCGGGTTTGCTAAGGACCTTAGAATGGCGGCAATTACCGCAGATGAGACGATGCTCGGTACGCCGAGCTATATGTCGCCGGAACAGTTTCGCGGTGTCCGTACTGACCCGCGTAGCGATCTGTATGCTGCAGGAGCAGTTCTTTACCATTGCGTGACTGGGTTCCCGCCTTATGGCACCCCTTCGCAAGCGATCCGATTCCTAGCAGGAGATGAACGGGTCCCCATAGATCCTCTCGATGGGGAGGCACAGGTGTTGCAAGGCGTTGTTAATAGGTCTGTAACGCGAGATGCTACCAATCGATATCATCACGCAGACGAAATGCGTGAACACCTCAATCAGGTTTATGCGGAATAATTAGGTGGTTCTAGCTTTCAGTGGTGATGAGTTTTTGATCGGCCGCGAAGCCCGCAAAGTCTTGCGGGCTCAAGGCTATTATGTGTCCAATACGAACAGTTTAGTAGAAGAAATCACAGGATCAAAGGTAAAAGACGCTATTTTTCAGGGGAGCTTATTTGGGGGAAAGGCTGTATTTCTTGATTTTGATAGCGGTTTCGTGGGCCAAAGTGACACCAAACACCGAAATGAAGTAATGAAAGTATTGCAGGCAGTACCGGATGACGTATTGGTAGTTATAGTCGACTCAAAAGCGACGGTAGGGCGCAAAAAGGCTTTTTCCAAATTGGGGAACCACAAACACTTACCCACCCCTCGATTCGATAACTTACATCGTTGGGTTCGAAAAGAACTTTTAGCAAACCATGTCAAATTTGAATCAAGAGTACCTATTGTTCTCGCGGAATTATTTGAGCAAGACTTAGGAGGCATTCTCGGCGAAATTGAGAAGATGTTATCTTTGGACGCATACGTAACAGAAGAACTAATTTATTCATTAGCGAACCAGTCTTCCCCCCAGAATACCTTCGAATTGATTGAGGCTATTGTTCGAGGGGAGACCTCTCGAGCCTTGATGATTTGCGAGCAACTGCTCGTTCAAGGCGAGGAAGCAACCCGTATATTCGGCGTTTTGAACTGGCAATTTGAACACGTAGCGAAGTGTGTAGGTTTGTTTGGGCCCGGCAAAGAGATCACCCCAGAGATGGCCTCTCGGGAACTTAAAATTCAAATATTTGCTGCCAAGAAGGCATTATCGATAGCTCGTCGTTTGAACGAGGACCGGCTCCTTCTTGTCCTAGAGGTTCTCTTGGATGGAGAAATTGGGATCAAAAGTGGTCGCGACGCCCGAATTACCCTAGGAGAGCTAGGAATTCGCATGGCTTCTATCTTTACGGAGGCTTAGGGGTGGTGGTGTTACTAAGGAGTTGGTAAGCTCGGCAGTGCAGTCTAATGGTAGTGTCCGCGAAGCGCGATTTGATCAAAATTGGTAGGCGGCTAATGTGATCGATGTTTCTATTAGCTTCGTAAATTAGGCGGAAGAAGGTAAACTTAGGGATGGTACGTCCCGTTTTCCCTGGTAGTTTCGACCCAATGCATAATGGTCACCTCGATATCATTATCCGTGCTCAAAGGATATTCGGGGATTTGATGGTACTGGTTATGGAGAATCCTTTAAAAAGTGAATCACGGTTCACTTTGAAGGAGCGCTTGGCCATTGTGAATGAAAGTATTCGTGATATTGAGGGTACCAGA containing:
- the holA gene encoding DNA polymerase III subunit delta → MVLAFSGDEFLIGREARKVLRAQGYYVSNTNSLVEEITGSKVKDAIFQGSLFGGKAVFLDFDSGFVGQSDTKHRNEVMKVLQAVPDDVLVVIVDSKATVGRKKAFSKLGNHKHLPTPRFDNLHRWVRKELLANHVKFESRVPIVLAELFEQDLGGILGEIEKMLSLDAYVTEELIYSLANQSSPQNTFELIEAIVRGETSRALMICEQLLVQGEEATRIFGVLNWQFEHVAKCVGLFGPGKEITPEMASRELKIQIFAAKKALSIARRLNEDRLLLVLEVLLDGEIGIKSGRDARITLGELGIRMASIFTEA
- a CDS encoding pyridoxal-5'-phosphate-dependent protein subunit beta, coding for MLSLEMVELASKLIARYVHRTPLERNEGLSRRFGCDVYLKLELFQKTGSFKSRGALNQILAREERELRRGIVGASGGNFAQGAAYAARELGIQAMICMPEDTPENYVEATVNYGAKVNFCPSASEAFEQALRLSNKGWCHVHPFDDQAMIAGNGTVGLEILQDVPDVTDVVVSIGGGGLISGIATAIKATAPAVKVWGVETERADVVFKSLKVGRPVEIEPKSLAKTLGAPHTSTDILDYIKRSVEDVVVVTDEEAYQGVLWFLERTKIVTELAAGATVAAAEQLSSRFPPNAQVVLVVCGGNVSNSDLCNYATIFGP
- the aroE gene encoding shikimate dehydrogenase yields the protein MGVKHVVLLAHPSGHSLSPVMQNSAFKALGLSARYEAVDVPPKDLPTIVEELRNPKFVGANVTVPHKVSITKLVDELSQDASIVGAVNTVVRQGSKLVGHNTDGEGFLRGLADLNYEPTGDRVLLLGAGGAARAVAVSLLGREVESLSVYNRTLHKANDLVKDLSHIGPIKTLRSEEVSLELDRADLLVNATSVGMEKDGISDEEMPLPIGCFPKRGIVVDLVYRPERTRLLREAGKHGLVIQNGLPMLVYQGAGSIQKWFGQTPPTEEMFKAVLSALK
- a CDS encoding superoxide dismutase, which gives rise to MAFELPSLPYSSDALEPHIDARTMEIHHTKHHAAYTTKLNAALEGQTSLSGKGIEDLLRHLQDVPPEIRGAVQNNGGGYANHNLFWTIMSPTGGGLPSGDLGAAIENQLGGFDNFKTTFSEAAANQFGSGWAWLAVGSDGALKVYSTANQDSPLSLGDVPILGLDVWEHAYYLKYQNLRPDYVAAFWNVVDWNAVAQNYNAAT
- a CDS encoding serine/threonine protein kinase; the encoded protein is MLETMRVLSEQGPMRVELARWRDRIVVIKSLRGYNPTLAERLQREAEVVKKLSHPNIVPLLASEKGNLIYKYVPGVSLAELLKDGPLKLNRCVKILDCILSALSYAHQQDVIHCDLKPGNILINGEATVITDFGFAKDLRMAAITADETMLGTPSYMSPEQFRGVRTDPRSDLYAAGAVLYHCVTGFPPYGTPSQAIRFLAGDERVPIDPLDGEAQVLQGVVNRSVTRDATNRYHHADEMREHLNQVYAE
- a CDS encoding methylenetetrahydrofolate--tRNA-(uracil(54)-C(5))-methyltransferase (FADH(2)-oxidizing) TrmFO, whose protein sequence is MAGSDAAVAAARIGVKVDLYEMRPNKMTPAHHTDRFAELVCSNSFGGQGISNAKGLLQAEMLAAGGLIISSAHSSRVPAGGALAVDRDSFSTEVTSVIERHSNITVHRKELKKLPPGIVVIASGPLTSESLAEAIQEIVGEKMLGFFDAASPVISHESVNMDVAFRKGRYDQTADYLNLPFNEEEYRRFYQALSKARKHVPHDWEKLEFFEGCIPIEELARRGYDTPRFGPMKPVGLEDPKSGERHFAVAQLRQEDTQGQMWSLVGFQTGLKWPDQKEILELIPGLENVEIVRYGVMHRNTYLNAPSLLRTNLALRANPRIFVAGVLAGTEGYLESSATGWLAGTNAALAALKEESVVPPEETMLGGLVRFLSTAETNNFQPMNANWGLVPAIGKQRGVSRKQRREKMFHRGYEAFRNWVKQVPLERYG
- a CDS encoding threonine aldolase, coding for MIDLRSDTVTVPTLAMRKAMAEAEVGDDVYGEDPTVNQLQEAVAKITGFDEGLLMPSGTMANLSALATHADRGTEVILPEKAHAYENELGGMAAFAGLIPRPIKAPLGVPELEAAEQAIRRSTHHAPPGVILIENTHNAAGGTVVPISVQQKMTALAKREGLPIHLDGARAFNAATALNINIKEVCAGFDSASICLSKGLGAPIGTILLGKSEFISRAHRYRKILGGGMRQSGVVAAAGLIAINQSTELLTHDHKRARYLGERLARINGVDIDLATVQTNMVFVTVPQAQEASNKLRDEGIKVSVMANDCLRFVTHHQVTDDDILTTIEVAQKILGSKT